In Arachis hypogaea cultivar Tifrunner chromosome 17, arahy.Tifrunner.gnm2.J5K5, whole genome shotgun sequence, a single window of DNA contains:
- the LOC112766998 gene encoding protein NODULATION SIGNALING PATHWAY 2, with product MDMDMDGIPDSLDFSEHSTTTPTSDEDCNWDHLSPLVNWESFTTDNDDFHSLVGSIFDDARAAAILSQDHGYLEEASSFDDGSVSATEDKRGGCEYLKDLRLVHLLMAAAEALASATKSRDLARVILVRLKELVSSTQGSTMERLAAHFTDALQTLLEGACGGAHSATKHHPLQSGDHQQTDTITAFQLLQDMSPYVKFAHFTANQAILEAVAQERRVHVVDYDVAEGAQWASLMQAFVSHKEGSPGPHLRITALSRGGNSGRRSIATVQETGRRLVAFAVSLGQPFSFHHCRLDPDETFRPSSLKLVRGEALVFNCMLHLPHLSYRAPDSVTSFFNGAKALGPKLVTVVEEEVGPVEGEAGFVGKFMESLQHYSAVYDSLEAGFPMQSRPRALVERVFLGPRIAGSLGRLYWRGGDEERESWGEWLRAAGFTGVPISFFNHCQAKLLVSLFNDGYRVEEFSNNKLVLGWKSRRLLSASIWNYSISEP from the coding sequence ATGGACATGGACATGGATGGCATCCCAGACAGCCTCGATTTCTCCGAACACAGCACCACCACACCCACGTCCGATGAGGACTGCAACTGGGATCATCTGTCCCCTCTCGTCAACTGGGAGTCCTTCACCACCGACAACGACGACTTTCACAGCCTCGTCGGTTCCATATTCGACGATGCGCGCGCCGCTGCCATCTTGAGCCAAGACCATGGCTACCTTGAGGAGGCCTCAAGCTTCGATGACGGCAGCGTCTCAGCAACAGAGGACAAAAGAGGCGGCTGCGAATATCTGAAGGACTTGCGGCTGGTCCACCTGCTGATGGCGGCGGCCGAGGCACTTGCCAGTGCCACCAAGAGCCGTGACCTGGCTCGAGTGATATTGGTTCGGCTCAAGGAGTTAGTGTCCTCCACCCAAGGCAGCACCATGGAGAGGCTCGCGGCGCACTTTACCGACGCCCTCCAGACTCTGCTAGAAGGCGCCTGTGGGGGTGCGCATAGCGCCACAAAGCACCATCCACTTCAAAGTGGGGACCACCAGCAAACAGACACAATAACGGCCTTCCAGCTTCTCCAAGACATGTCCCCTTACGTTAAGTTTGCTCACTTCACAGCTAACCAGGCCATCCTGGAGGCCGTAGCCCAGGAGAGGAGGGTTCACGTCGTTGATTATGACGTCGCAGAAGGGGCCCAATGGGCCTCCCTAATGCAGGCCTTTGTGTCCCATAAGGAAGGCTCACCGGGCCCTCACTTAAGGATCACCGCATTATCACGGGGTGGAAACAGCGGACGCAGATCCATCGCCACCGTTCAAGAAACCGGTCGCCGATTAGTTGCTTTCGCTGTGTCCCTTGGGCAACCGTTTTCTTTTCATCACTGTAGGTTAGACCCTGACGAAACCTTTCGACCTTCTTCTCTGAAACTTGTTCGTGGAGAGGCTTTGGTTTTCAACTGCATGCTGCACCTACCTCACCTCAGTTATCGGGCCCCGGACTCTGTCACTTCGTTCTTCAACGGTGCGAAGGCGCTGGGTCCGAAGCTAGTGACGGTGGTGGAAGAAGAGGTGGGGCCCGTTGAAGGGGAAGCGGGCTTTGTAGGGAAGTTCATGGAGTCTTTGCAGCACTACTCGGCAGTGTACGATTCGCTGGAGGCGGGGTTTCCGATGCAGAGTCGGCCCCGGGCTCTCGTGGAGAGGGTTTTCTTGGGCCCGAGAATAGCGGGGTCGTTGGGGCGGCTATACTGGAGGGGTGGGGATGAAGAGAGAGAGTCGTGGGGGGAGTGGTTGCGTGCCGCGGGGTTCACCGGAGTTCCTATAAGCTTTTTTAATCATTGCCAAGCTAAGCTGTTGGTTAGTCTATTTAACGACGGGTATAGAGTGGAGGAATTTAGTAACAATAAATTGGTGTTGGGTTGGAAATCAAGGCGTTTGCTTTCAGCATCTATTTGGAATTATTCTATTTCAGAACCTTAA